The following are encoded in a window of Sulfurimonas sp. C5 genomic DNA:
- a CDS encoding MBL fold metallo-hydrolase, translating into MENETILYDDGVHKCIMFSFDDEEQAESYLAVNQFLIIQNNSGILIDPGSQSAFDEMYDAVERHLGVDKLKYVFYSHQDPDVAGSIAEWSVSSPAKIIISGLWSRFMSHYGLMDLDRIMALPDQGAKINFGENYIQFIPAHFLHSPGNFTVYDSRSKIVFSGDIGAAVMPTHNIYKEITDFESHLTLLEAFHKRYMAGNNFTKKWVHNVRKYEVDMIAPQHGAIFKGEDVKKFLDWFETLQCGGDIM; encoded by the coding sequence ATGGAAAATGAAACAATACTTTACGATGACGGTGTGCACAAGTGCATTATGTTCAGTTTTGATGATGAGGAACAAGCAGAAAGTTATCTTGCCGTAAATCAGTTTTTAATTATCCAAAATAACAGTGGTATTTTAATCGATCCGGGAAGTCAATCAGCTTTTGATGAGATGTATGATGCAGTAGAACGCCATTTAGGTGTCGATAAATTAAAATATGTTTTTTATTCTCATCAAGATCCGGATGTTGCAGGTTCGATTGCAGAATGGAGCGTGTCATCTCCAGCAAAAATCATTATTTCAGGACTCTGGAGCAGATTTATGAGTCATTACGGACTTATGGATTTAGACCGTATTATGGCTTTACCTGATCAGGGTGCGAAAATTAATTTTGGTGAAAACTACATTCAATTCATACCTGCCCATTTTCTCCACTCACCTGGAAACTTTACTGTCTATGACAGTAGATCAAAAATTGTATTTAGTGGAGACATTGGTGCTGCCGTTATGCCGACACATAATATTTATAAAGAGATTACAGATTTTGAAAGTCACCTTACATTGCTTGAAGCATTTCATAAGCGTTATATGGCAGGAAACAACTTTACAAAAAAATGGGTTCACAATGTACGTAAATATGAAGTAGATATGATAGCTCCTCAACACGGTGCAATTTTTAAAGGGGAAGATGTCAAAAAATTTCTTGATTGGTTTGAAACCCTACAGTGTGGCGGCGATATTATGTAG
- a CDS encoding GW dipeptide domain-containing protein — translation MKKLALSLLLGISLYAASTHTATVLESMNSGGYTYMKVNDGKNSYWIAMTQRDVKKGSNISFTEQGWMKNFHSKTLNRTFDNILFAGDTVTQQEQEQVKYKPNIMTSKFQTKNTLTIAEVFKNREKYVGKTITVHAEVTKVSSGIMGKNWVHIEDGSRFMNMDDLVFTTVKETPKAGDIVFASGTLAKDKDFGYGYFYPVIIEQSNFKK, via the coding sequence ATGAAAAAGTTGGCTCTTTCTTTACTTCTTGGAATATCACTTTATGCGGCGAGTACCCATACTGCTACAGTTTTAGAGAGCATGAACAGCGGTGGATATACATATATGAAAGTTAATGACGGTAAAAACAGTTACTGGATAGCAATGACACAAAGAGATGTAAAAAAAGGTTCAAATATATCTTTTACTGAACAAGGCTGGATGAAAAATTTTCATTCTAAAACACTCAACCGTACATTTGACAATATCCTCTTTGCAGGAGATACTGTAACACAGCAAGAACAAGAACAAGTGAAATACAAACCAAATATTATGACTTCAAAGTTTCAAACAAAAAATACCCTTACTATTGCCGAAGTTTTTAAGAATAGAGAAAAATATGTAGGAAAAACTATTACAGTTCATGCAGAAGTCACAAAAGTTTCATCAGGTATTATGGGAAAAAACTGGGTACACATTGAAGACGGTAGCAGATTTATGAATATGGATGATCTTGTCTTTACAACTGTAAAAGAGACACCTAAAGCCGGTGACATTGTATTTGCAAGCGGTACATTGGCAAAAGACAAAGATTTTGGATATGGTTATTTTTACCCTGTAATCATTGAACAGTCAAACTTTAAAAAATAA
- a CDS encoding class II SORL domain-containing protein: protein MPTINKYVDIDTVEREAKKDLIDRHSPFITVQGEAKKGEMLSVNVKMGQEYTHPDDFDHYIESITLFNGETKLAMATFVPGTLGNEKSHAEVTFNIRPMGKKLNLVAHGYCTKHGIWESTPVEVAVAE from the coding sequence ATGCCAACTATTAACAAGTATGTTGATATCGACACAGTAGAAAGAGAAGCTAAAAAAGATTTAATCGATCGTCACTCTCCATTCATCACAGTTCAAGGTGAAGCTAAAAAAGGTGAAATGCTATCAGTAAACGTAAAAATGGGACAAGAGTATACTCACCCGGATGATTTCGATCATTACATTGAAAGCATCACTCTTTTCAATGGTGAAACTAAACTTGCTATGGCTACATTCGTACCAGGTACATTAGGTAACGAAAAATCTCATGCTGAAGTAACATTCAACATCCGTCCAATGGGTAAAAAACTTAACCTAGTAGCTCACGGTTACTGTACTAAACACGGTATCTGGGAATCAACTCCAGTTGAAGTAGCTGTAGCTGAATAA
- the glyS gene encoding glycine--tRNA ligase subunit beta, with protein sequence MLKTLLIEIGVEELPAVPLLKELKNIEKKYADILEKQNLLCEFEFYYTPRRLVIWHREFKVAQDDSVEEFFGAPLAVAYKDGEATPAAHGFAKKCGVSLDEITTADKEGKEVLYYKKDVAGKASAELLPEIIEAWIKSLDFGKSMRWGSLDESFIRPIRWVNVLLGDELVDMELYGVKSSKTTFVHRIANFDAVSIDGAKEYFNKLSENGVLLFPEERAQKILKDIEALESQNSIKVEIDEELFQEVVAINENPTALLGSFDEEFLALPPEVIITSMKEHQRYFPVFKDGQLTNKFVVVANAYTNDFSEVIAGNERVLRPRLADGMFFWENDLKNGLSTAGLEKITFFKGLGSVADKIQREAKIAGILFDKFAIDASKEDLTTAVELAKADLMSEMVYEFTELQGLMGYYYAQKAGYSDAVAVAIKEQYLPDGEESELPSTPLSAIVALSLKLDTLLALFSIDQIPTGSRDPFALRRAVNGIARIVNEFGFKFDIVNDVKELSALYENKIDVEKLEGFILERIKRYYKVNPSIIEAVLASGERELLALGQKIDALNNLVNSDGFSEVSSTFKRVANITKDMDISQEFTINEALFEDESEKALLARFNEVTSKEYETYEYELDALLGLKPELDKFFDSVMVNAEDEAVKNNRKALVSSIYKAIFKIADIKEVSI encoded by the coding sequence ATGTTAAAAACTTTACTGATAGAGATAGGTGTTGAAGAGTTACCGGCTGTTCCACTGTTAAAAGAACTAAAAAATATAGAAAAAAAATACGCTGATATTTTAGAAAAACAGAATCTTTTATGTGAATTTGAGTTTTACTATACACCTCGCCGTTTAGTAATTTGGCATAGAGAATTTAAAGTTGCACAAGATGATTCTGTTGAAGAGTTTTTCGGTGCTCCTCTAGCAGTAGCTTATAAAGATGGAGAAGCTACTCCTGCAGCACACGGTTTTGCAAAAAAATGTGGTGTTTCATTAGATGAAATTACAACAGCTGACAAAGAAGGTAAAGAAGTGCTTTACTATAAAAAAGATGTAGCTGGAAAAGCATCTGCTGAATTACTTCCTGAGATCATTGAGGCATGGATCAAATCACTGGATTTCGGTAAATCAATGAGATGGGGTTCTTTAGATGAAAGTTTTATCCGTCCTATCCGTTGGGTAAACGTACTTTTAGGTGATGAACTTGTAGATATGGAACTCTACGGAGTGAAATCTTCAAAAACTACTTTTGTTCATCGTATTGCAAATTTTGATGCCGTAAGTATTGACGGTGCTAAAGAATATTTTAACAAGCTTTCTGAAAACGGTGTATTACTTTTCCCTGAAGAGCGTGCACAAAAGATTTTAAAAGATATTGAAGCGCTTGAATCTCAAAACTCTATAAAAGTTGAAATTGATGAAGAGTTATTTCAAGAGGTTGTTGCAATCAATGAAAATCCGACAGCACTACTCGGGTCATTTGATGAAGAGTTCTTAGCACTACCACCTGAAGTAATCATCACTTCTATGAAAGAACACCAAAGATACTTTCCAGTATTTAAAGATGGACAACTGACAAATAAGTTTGTTGTCGTTGCTAATGCATATACAAATGACTTTTCAGAAGTTATTGCAGGAAACGAAAGAGTACTTCGTCCACGTTTGGCTGACGGTATGTTCTTCTGGGAAAATGATCTTAAAAATGGTCTAAGTACTGCAGGACTGGAAAAGATTACATTCTTTAAAGGTCTTGGAAGTGTTGCAGACAAGATCCAAAGAGAAGCTAAAATAGCAGGAATCCTATTTGATAAATTTGCTATAGATGCTTCCAAAGAGGATCTTACAACTGCAGTCGAACTGGCAAAAGCCGACCTTATGAGTGAAATGGTATATGAGTTTACAGAGCTTCAGGGTTTAATGGGATACTACTATGCTCAAAAAGCGGGTTACAGTGATGCAGTAGCAGTTGCAATTAAAGAGCAGTACCTTCCAGACGGTGAAGAGAGTGAACTACCATCAACACCATTAAGTGCAATTGTAGCTCTTAGTTTAAAACTTGATACTCTTTTGGCACTTTTTAGTATTGATCAAATACCAACAGGTTCACGTGACCCGTTTGCACTTCGCCGTGCAGTAAACGGTATTGCAAGAATTGTAAATGAGTTTGGTTTCAAATTTGATATTGTGAATGATGTTAAAGAACTTTCAGCTCTTTATGAAAATAAAATTGATGTTGAAAAACTAGAGGGATTCATTTTAGAGCGTATTAAACGTTATTACAAAGTAAACCCTTCAATCATTGAAGCAGTTTTAGCTTCAGGTGAAAGAGAACTTTTAGCACTTGGTCAAAAAATCGATGCTCTGAATAATCTTGTAAACTCTGACGGATTCTCTGAAGTGAGTTCAACATTCAAAAGGGTTGCAAATATCACTAAAGATATGGATATTTCTCAAGAATTTACAATCAATGAAGCTCTTTTTGAAGATGAAAGTGAAAAAGCTTTATTAGCTCGTTTTAATGAAGTTACATCAAAAGAGTATGAAACCTATGAGTATGAACTTGATGCTCTTTTAGGATTAAAACCAGAGTTAGATAAATTTTTCGATTCTGTAATGGTTAATGCTGAAGATGAAGCGGTTAAAAATAACCGTAAAGCACTTGTAAGTTCGATCTACAAAGCTATTTTCAAAATAGCAGATATTAAAGAAGTTAGTATTTAA
- a CDS encoding HD domain-containing phosphohydrolase, which yields MNSNKKKILIVDDETTNLHYLGVILTSDYEVSLIKNSSEAVEAAKSIEPDLILLDLHMPSPDGFEVSKSLKTQLEIDIPIIFMSASHEKELVEKALTLGAYDYLAKPFSPSIVHAKVKKTLQKTAHLALKNVYKKGIRLMDPFFEEGISGLKKELLFRWIEELVSSIENSQVSLGKLVSFFQDEYTEAAHNVNVSFLATTLGKNLRMQHSQLREIATAAILFDIGKSAIEQEILNKTSLLDQKEVDIMQSHPLKSVQLAKELGVTKPEILNAIELHHEKLDGTGYPNNLVGPQIPLYAQILSVCDIFDALTTERTFRKKYSSFDGLMMMKKEMSSQINEKLVNSLITLLR from the coding sequence ATGAATAGTAATAAAAAAAAGATTTTAATTGTTGATGATGAAACTACTAACCTGCACTACTTAGGTGTCATACTTACCAGTGACTATGAGGTTTCTCTTATTAAAAACAGTTCTGAAGCAGTTGAAGCGGCAAAAAGCATTGAACCTGATTTAATATTACTTGACCTTCATATGCCTTCTCCAGACGGATTTGAAGTTTCCAAATCCCTAAAAACGCAACTAGAAATAGATATTCCTATTATTTTTATGTCTGCATCCCATGAAAAAGAACTTGTTGAAAAAGCTTTAACTTTAGGTGCTTATGATTATCTTGCCAAGCCATTTTCTCCAAGTATAGTTCATGCAAAAGTGAAAAAAACTCTTCAAAAAACTGCACATTTAGCCTTAAAAAATGTGTATAAAAAAGGTATCAGATTAATGGATCCCTTTTTTGAAGAAGGGATCTCCGGTCTAAAAAAAGAATTACTATTTCGTTGGATAGAAGAGCTTGTTTCCAGCATAGAAAATTCTCAGGTTTCTTTAGGAAAACTTGTAAGCTTTTTCCAGGATGAATATACTGAAGCAGCCCATAATGTAAATGTAAGTTTCTTAGCAACCACATTAGGAAAAAATTTAAGAATGCAACATTCTCAATTACGCGAAATTGCTACTGCAGCTATTTTATTTGATATCGGAAAATCGGCTATTGAACAGGAGATATTAAACAAAACATCTCTTTTAGATCAAAAAGAAGTGGATATCATGCAGTCTCATCCACTAAAAAGTGTTCAGCTAGCAAAAGAATTAGGTGTTACAAAGCCTGAAATTTTAAATGCTATTGAATTGCATCATGAAAAATTAGACGGTACAGGATATCCTAACAATCTTGTTGGTCCACAAATTCCTCTCTATGCGCAAATACTTTCAGTTTGTGACATTTTTGACGCATTAACTACAGAAAGAACCTTTAGAAAAAAATACTCAAGTTTTGATGGATTGATGATGATGAAAAAAGAGATGTCATCACAAATAAATGAAAAACTAGTAAACTCTTTAATAACATTATTACGATAA
- a CDS encoding response regulator: MSLNINKETLLELQKLAKNTTILYVEDNQGIREKVTLLLKKFFDNVITAQDGEEGLNFFQKNHPPIVITDIKMPNMDGLKMTRRIHQLSPNTKVIITSAFDNTENLHEAIDIGVYRFLAKPLSVDKLTQALNDALHEIKLKKEQSLFDHYIQNIFNFQHNLLVLYRHEKPVIVNDTFLKYFQIDDLESFKIKFGELGNHFLEHKSFLYNTEERHWYQEAIKNLNTLYHVKMIDPNDKFHHFIFRMTKIDTSDDYYLASFDDITDLDLLRLFDEEQANLDEMKENKKTFIHLLQSVQRNNDELKLLNLYKGLTVTNRGVIVNADEDKVSIQTSYLQQRCAHYEGKIILSNSLFPADILCQTIKYVDYENQSIVIDDMQFLQHSPTQRKSVRLVPEDDHRVSLFYEEHKFGDHVKILDISANAVRLSLLSLPAGFQAEEKVHVDMVFTVGRQPLIINCEGEVMYIIEKKHEFHVVVTLKPNQTAQKDLIGYLSKRQMTLIREFKGLQYGK; the protein is encoded by the coding sequence ATGAGTTTAAATATTAACAAAGAGACTTTATTAGAACTTCAAAAACTAGCTAAAAATACAACTATTTTATATGTAGAAGACAATCAAGGGATACGTGAAAAAGTCACACTGTTATTAAAAAAGTTTTTTGATAATGTCATCACGGCACAAGATGGAGAAGAAGGATTGAATTTTTTTCAAAAAAATCATCCTCCTATAGTAATCACAGATATAAAGATGCCTAATATGGATGGTTTAAAAATGACGCGTAGAATTCATCAGCTATCCCCTAACACGAAAGTTATCATAACGTCTGCTTTTGATAATACCGAAAATTTACACGAAGCTATAGATATTGGCGTATATCGTTTTTTAGCAAAACCTCTTTCTGTTGATAAGTTAACACAAGCACTCAACGATGCATTACATGAGATCAAGCTTAAAAAAGAACAAAGTCTTTTTGACCATTACATACAAAACATTTTTAACTTTCAACATAACCTACTTGTTCTGTATCGACACGAAAAACCTGTTATTGTAAATGATACATTTCTAAAATATTTTCAGATTGATGATTTGGAAAGCTTTAAAATTAAATTTGGTGAGCTTGGAAATCATTTTCTTGAGCACAAAAGCTTTTTATACAATACCGAGGAGCGTCATTGGTACCAAGAAGCAATTAAAAATTTAAATACACTCTATCATGTCAAAATGATTGATCCAAATGACAAGTTTCATCACTTCATCTTTAGAATGACAAAAATTGATACTAGTGATGATTACTATCTTGCTTCTTTTGATGATATTACTGATTTGGACTTATTAAGACTTTTTGATGAAGAGCAGGCAAATCTTGATGAGATGAAAGAAAACAAAAAAACCTTTATTCATCTTCTACAATCTGTTCAAAGAAATAATGATGAATTAAAGTTATTAAATCTTTATAAAGGTCTTACAGTAACAAACAGAGGAGTTATTGTAAATGCTGATGAAGATAAAGTTTCAATCCAGACCAGTTATCTTCAACAAAGATGTGCACATTATGAAGGTAAGATAATACTTTCAAACTCTTTATTTCCGGCAGACATCCTTTGCCAAACAATTAAATATGTTGACTATGAAAATCAAAGTATTGTTATAGATGATATGCAATTTTTACAACATTCTCCTACACAACGCAAATCAGTTCGTCTAGTTCCGGAAGATGACCATAGAGTTTCACTCTTTTATGAAGAGCATAAATTTGGAGATCATGTTAAAATACTTGATATTTCTGCCAATGCCGTAAGACTTTCATTACTTTCTCTTCCAGCAGGTTTTCAAGCTGAAGAAAAAGTTCATGTAGACATGGTTTTTACAGTAGGACGCCAACCTCTCATTATTAACTGTGAAGGAGAAGTTATGTATATTATAGAAAAAAAGCATGAATTTCATGTCGTTGTAACACTCAAACCAAATCAAACAGCACAAAAAGATTTAATTGGCTACCTTTCAAAACGCCAAATGACATTAATTAGAGAATTTAAAGGATTACAATATGGAAAATGA